AGGAAGCCCAGGTCTGGGTGAAGGGGACGCGGCTGACGGCTGGCCGGCATCAACTGCTGGTGAAGGTGACCACGAAAGAGGTAGGGGACCTGGATATCCCGGTCGAAGACGAGTACCGCGAGTAGGGCGGGTGGGATTCGAACCCACACGGACTCGCGTCCAGCGGATTTTAAGTCCGCTGCGTCTGCCATTCCGCCACCGCCCCAGCTTCCGGTCATTATTCTACACGTTCAATAGCGAAAGTCAAGTGCCGGCGCCGAGCCTCCCAAACCCTCCGCCCCCTCCCGCTACTTACCAATCCCGCACGCCTTCTGGCGTTACTATGCGCCTTGGCCGGCCGCAAGGCCCATTTGCCCGGCTCGCCGGCCCGTGTTATACTATGCCCACCTCATCAAATGGCCATCTCAAGGAAAGGGACGGAGCTCCACCGCTCCCATTCCGGAATGACAAAGGGGGTAGGCGATGAAAATCCTGGCAACGCGACCGGAGCGCTGTACGGGCTGCGGGGCGTGCGAGATCGAATGTGCTCGCACCTGGTTCAAAGTGGATGACAAGGAAAAGTCCCGCATCCGCATCTTCCCGCCGGCCAAAGAGGGCCAACCCTTCCGCATCGTGGTCTGCAATCAGAACGGCGCCTGCATCGACGTCTGTCCCACCGTGGCGCTGAAACGCGCCAAAAACGGCGTCGTCCAGCTCAACAAATCCCTATGCGTGGGCTGTCTCTCCTGCGTGGGCTTCTGCCCCAATCAGGCCATGTTCTATCATCCCGACTACACCGAACCCTTCAAGTGCGTGGCCTGTGGAAAATGCGTGGACGTGTGCCCGGAAGAGGCGTTGTACATCGCCGAGGTCGCGGAGACGCCGGCTTCGGTGACCGATATCTGGCTGCAGAAGGAGGCGGTCTAAATGTCCCACCACATCGCGGAAATGAAAGCGGCGCATCGCCTGCTGGCGGAATTCACCTATGAGAAGTATCCGGTCCAGCGCGGCTACACCAACCGCACCCTCTATATCAACCTTTCCGACAACACCATCGCCAGCAAGCCGGTCAGCGAGGAAATGAAGGAGAAGTTCACCGGCGGCAAGGGCTTCGGCCTCTGGCTGTTGTGGCACGGCATCCGGGATACCACCAAATGGAACGATCCCGAGAATGAGATCGTCATCTCCACCGGACCCATCGGCGGCATCACCACCTACCCTGGCACGGGCAAGTCGCTGGTGGTCAGCCTCTCTCCGCTGACCGACTCGGTCATGGACAGCAACGTCGGCGGCTACTTCGGGCCGTATCTCAAGTTCGCCGGCTGGGATGCCATCGAGATCCAGGGCAAGGCGGAAAAGGACGTCATCATCTTCATTGACGGCGACACTGGCCGCATCACCATCGAAGAGGCGCCGCTGGAACCGGTGGATACCCATCTGCTGACCGACATCCTGGTGCAGATGTACGGCGGCGACGACCATCACGCCCGCCGCGCCATCTCCACGGTGACCGCCGGCTCCGGCGCGCAGCACACCCGCTTCGGCTGTCTCAACTTTAGCTGGTATGACCTGCGCCGGCGGGCGGCGCGCGTCAAACAGGCCGGCCGCGGCGGCATCGGTACCGTCTTCCGCGATAAACGCATCAAGGCCCTGGTGGTCAAGTTCTCCGACCTCAAGGCCGATTCCAACGGGCCGGCGGACCTGGGCCGGCTCCAGCGCGTCGGCGCCAAGATGCATAAAGAAATCCACGACTACGACGACCAGCAGTGCGGCATGCGCCGGCACGGCACCTCCTATCTGGTCGGCATCATGAACGACTACGACCTGCTCCCCGTGCACAACTTCCGCTACGGCTCCCACCCCGACGGCCACAAGATCGACGTGAAAGTCTGGGACGCGCGCTTCACCCAGGGCGTGCCCGACGGCTGT
This region of Anaerolineae bacterium genomic DNA includes:
- a CDS encoding 4Fe-4S binding protein, coding for MKILATRPERCTGCGACEIECARTWFKVDDKEKSRIRIFPPAKEGQPFRIVVCNQNGACIDVCPTVALKRAKNGVVQLNKSLCVGCLSCVGFCPNQAMFYHPDYTEPFKCVACGKCVDVCPEEALYIAEVAETPASVTDIWLQKEAV